CAGCGGCTCGGGCGGGACCCCGACGCGCTCCAGGGGCGGCGACATGGAGTCCGGCAGCTCCCAGGACATGGGCAACCGGTTCAGCTACGAGGAGCTCGAGGAGGCCACCGATTCCTTCAACGAGAACagagagctcggcgacggcggcttCGGCACCGTCTACAAAGGTACTACAACACGTGAAATGCACTTGTGCAACAATCTACCTACGTAGCTCCGTTGGTGGAGACCTGAACTTGATCATGGGTTGCAGGTTACCTTGGGGACGGGCGGGTGGTGGCGGTGAAGCGGCTGTACAACAACAGCTACCGGCGCGTGGAGCAGTTCGTGAACGAGGCGGCGATCCTGGCCCGGCTGCGGCACCCGAACCTGGTCATGTTCTACGGGTGCACCTCCAAGGAGAGCCGCGAGCTGCTCCTGGTCTACGAGTTCGTCCAGAACGGCACGGTGGCCGACCACCTGCACGGGCCCCGCGCGGCGGAGCGCGCCCTGCCGTGGCCGCTCCGGCTCAGCATCGCCGTGGAGTCCGCGGCGGCGCTGACCTACCTCCACGCCATCGAGCCGCCCATCGTGCACCGCGACGTCAAGACCAACAACATCCTCCTCGACACCGACTTCCACGTCAAGGTCGCCGACTTCGGCCTCTCCCGCCTCTTCCCGCTCGACGCCACCCACGTCTCCACCGCCCCCCAGGGCACCCCAGGGTACGCACCCACGCCGCTCATGTCCATGGCATATATTGTGCAGACACAGACAGGAGCATGTAACTGACGGATCATTTTGTTGATGGCAGGTACGTGGACCCGGAGTACCACCAGTGCTACCAGCTGACGGACAAGAGCGACGTGTACAGCTTCGGCGTGGTGCTGGTGGAGCTCATCTCGTCCAAGCCCGCCGTGGACATCACCCGGCAGAGGAACGAGATCAACCTGGCCGGCATGGCCATCAGCAAGATCCagaagtgccggctggaggagctggtggACGTGGAGCTCGGCTACGAGTCGGACCCGGCGGCGAGGAAGATGATGACCATGGTGGCGGAGCTGGCGTTCCGGTGCCTGCAGCAGAACGGCGAGATGCGCCCGCCGATCAGGGAGGTGCTGGACGTGCTCAGGGCCATCCAGGATGACTGCCTGGGTCACAAAGACGGTGGAGGCAAAGGCAAGAAGGACTTCGCCGAGCCCTTCTCTCCCAACACGGTGCACGCTCCCTGGGACAGCAGGAACACCACCCCTAACACCAGCCAGTAGTAGATTAGTAGATCAGTGTTTGCGGCCGGCCGAGTTTTTATTTTATCACTATTGAGAGATTTGCTTGCCGTGTATGAGCGATCCGACGATTCCTTTTTTTCCCCCTTCCAGCTGATGTAAATATGTGCTTGTTTTTTTAAACTGCCACGGTAGAGACAGTACTGTACATACTACGTACGTACGCTGGAGTGGTGTGCTGAACTGGTTATATGATGCATATGATTACATAGGTTTTTACCATTTGGGATTCACCTGATCTTGAGTTATGTCTATTCTGCAGCCCCAACAGTCAGATTCTAAGTAACATACAGTACAGTGTACACACATGAAGTGCAGAAAGACGCAACGAATGGAAAGTTCCTTTCAAGCCACAAAACATATGAACACTATATTTGCATATCCAGACTAGAATATGTTGCTTCTTGTGATTGCTCCAAGACTTTAGACTGCGCCGCAAAGTGGCCGCAAATGTTCTATCCTTGTCCCTCGTGATTACAGACAATAACACGGTACACTTTTACATGATGGAAATCCTACCACCACTGGGGGTTGCAATACAGGTTAATTAACCGAGAAAGTTACCATGTTGAGACGTACCCTCTTTGATAAATAACAGCTTATCCACCAGCGTCCTCATTCTTCTTCTCCCACATTTAACACAGCTATTATCCCTCTACTGCGGGAACTGTCGGCGTTGTTCCTCGCTATACAGTATGACACAGTTGCTTGATCCCCATTCCATGGTGTTCGGAAACTACTCCATGAACTGTGCAGACGTCATATCATAGATCACCAAACCAAGCATCTTCTCCTCCTAAACTTGTCAACGTCATCTGAGCTCATTCGTGGCTTTTCAGGAACATCCACCGTTTTGGATTTCCCAACTCTACTATCTAAGCTCTTCCGCGAGATCTGTCGGCACTTTGCAGCTTCTTGGGGTTTGTCCGAGGACACAGATTCTGCGTCTTTGCGAGATGTGTCTTCTGTTGCTGGTAACTCTTTCAAGTCAGGTTTCGTTGATTTTTTGCCAAGGCTCGACACAAACTTCTTCAAGTGCCTGATGTAGTCAGGATACAGCTCAAGGTTGCAGTGCCCACCGCCACTTAGCCACAAAGGCGAATGTTTCACCTTGCAAAGCTCCCATAGCTGCTTTCCATGGGACCAATCAACAACATCATCTGACGTGCCCTGGCATAAGTATTATAATTGTTTCAGTTATGGGCTTATGGCAACTGAAGCACCAAAATTGTAAAGTAGAAACTCTAGTGTTAGATTATCACCCCAGCAACTTTGACATCTGATTGTTCATTTGAttcatttttgttttatttttacatACTTGGCTTGGTGAGCATTTACAAATGAATCATCTATTGTCAGCTTCTCAATCCATTATCCCACCAGAGAGGCAATGCAAGAGGCAGACAGTATTGAAAAAGAAGAGGGTAGGGTAAACTAATAGAACTTACATGAATGACAAGAACTGGACAATTCACCAGGCTGATTTTGTCGACATTCTACAAAATGGAGGAAAATTTTATCAGCCATTTATCATCAACANNNNNNNNNNNNNNNNNNNNNNNNNNNNNNNNNNNNNNNNNNNNNNNNNNNNNNNNNNNNNNNNNNNNNNNNNNNNNNNNNNNNNNNNNNNNNNNNNNNNNNNNNNNNNNNNNNNNNNNNNNNNNNNNNNNNNNNNNNNNNNNNNTTTTTTGACTGGATATAGCACTCTCAGTCCAGATAAAATAGGACTGTGAAGAACCACAGCTCGCAAATTTGGCAACCGTGAAGCAAGATCAATGGTTGGACCACTTCCAACAGATTGTCCATACAAAATTATATCCTCATCTGGCACACCATATTTTTCCTTGAGGCAGTTATATGCTGCTTCAATGTCTGCATATGTATTATACTCAGTGGGCTGTTCAATGGAAGAATAAATTGTCCATTAAGATATGCTTGCATAGAAGATTGGCATTGCTATGTAAGTTAAAGATGAAACAGCGCAAACACAAATATACCTTCCCTGTAGACCTCCCATAACCAGCATAATCATACCTGCAACACGTAGGGGGGGTCTATTAAGATGGATGTCAGGGGGGAAACATATTCTTTTGTAGGGTACTAACTTTGAACATAAATCAAGCGAGTGTGTGGGTGGTGTGGGGGGAGGGGTCTTGGGATCCATGTCTGCATAATTCCAATCATCAGGTACATTGGTGATCCACTAGACAGACCCACTAATTATGCCTCGAAATACAACATACCCTCTCCTCATCATTCGAAAAGTTTCTTGTGTCAGATCCAAGCTACCTCCACAAAATACATTATCTTATTTCTTTAGCACCCCCACAATGTCGGGTACAGTACCATGGCCCCATTCTTACCGTATAACGGTGTAACTAACAAGAGATGGCCTGGAACTGGAACTATATTAAACTTAAGTTACAGAGTTTCTGCTGTAGCATATACAGCACATTACTAGGCAACCGCCTGTTTTCTTAAATCCATCTAATCCTAGAAATAAGGTCGAGGTTTTCTAAACTAATGGACTGATATGGTGTGTCCCTTAACACCAAAAGCAAGAACCAAATATACATTGAGGGTCTCGCCGTGTTGGACAGCAATATAAAGATAATTTTCATGGCTGGACAGATTACATAGTGCTAAACAGTAACTAACTGGAACGGGGAAACGTGGCAGCTAATACAGCTGAATTTCATCCGCAGCTAATACTAGCAACAAGGTTCTTTTTCCTTATCTTGTGTGCAATTCAAACATTTGAGAGGAAGAGGATCTGCAGCAGTGAAGTGGTACTACCTAAATAAGATGATCTTTCGCCAATTTACTCCGAAAAAATAGAGAAAAACCCCTCTTGCAAAATTGCAGCAACCATTCATAAATAGGCACACGGAATCTAATAGCTAATAAATGCACAACGCATATCCATATACTCCTACTAC
The Triticum dicoccoides isolate Atlit2015 ecotype Zavitan chromosome 3A, WEW_v2.0, whole genome shotgun sequence genome window above contains:
- the LOC119268766 gene encoding LEAF RUST 10 DISEASE-RESISTANCE LOCUS RECEPTOR-LIKE PROTEIN KINASE-like 1.2 isoform X1 — protein: MSPLHRHRLGHVIVVLLVVLLAAASHGGPADRPTCQLEPLTCGDLTVRYPFRLYNGTEDAVPAYGGPQSSSYCGYPGLGIVCDDDKPTLLLGGHDYTVSGINYTSLTVSLADADALDDGTSCPMVDHNVTVPKQFHLPTSTVAYLFFFLNCTFPPEADFPPNPKPLRKPPSIKPVTCGSSGEEPATMSFVLPEREIPPKDWWQACRSVYAAPVLKDALPADAKDPGWREDGYAKALRGGFQVGWDRSSGPCDPCEQSGGKCGYNRTAGFLGCFCANGALVVGSAAGCSKISDTTAPLPGSNKKKNVTIAGVVVGVGGALLVAAVMVFLFIRKRRQRKVVNSSSKLLKYRYSGSGGTPTRSRGGDMESGSSQDMGNRFSYEELEEATDSFNENRELGDGGFGTVYKGYLGDGRVVAVKRLYNNSYRRVEQFVNEAAILARLRHPNLVMFYGCTSKESRELLLVYEFVQNGTVADHLHGPRAAERALPWPLRLSIAVESAAALTYLHAIEPPIVHRDVKTNNILLDTDFHVKVADFGLSRLFPLDATHVSTAPQGTPGYVDPEYHQCYQLTDKSDVYSFGVVLVELISSKPAVDITRQRNEINLAGMAISKIQKCRLEELVDVELGYESDPAARKMMTMVAELAFRCLQQNGEMRPPIREVLDVLRAIQDDCLGHKDGGGKGKKDFAEPFSPNTVHAPWDSRNTTPNTSQ
- the LOC119268766 gene encoding LEAF RUST 10 DISEASE-RESISTANCE LOCUS RECEPTOR-LIKE PROTEIN KINASE-like 1.2 isoform X2, whose protein sequence is MAHLPPHSLVLLFLAFHVFLASHGSPLPPSSTYDDSICSESFRCGSVDITYPFYLSNATGATPDYTPYSCGYTDLKIFCQGEGKTAIATLQLGRDKLHNYTVQNIFYENQAIILRDTEAFISGGKCPTVTHNVTFDREWLNYTESLEELTFFFGCHSTESDQPAPDPPLDKFQIDCKGFSPPPGSGDGFSFVFSSEEGNVSREHGLAEYCRQKVIAPVLQKDAARSGLLVLPWEYGVVLGQGFELEWKQSKDRQCELCEKSYGRCAYSEKKEFLSCLCSGGICKSNPNPPSSGSNKKKNVTIAGVVVGVGGALLVAAVMVFLFIRKRRQRKVVNSSSKLLKYRYSGSGGTPTRSRGGDMESGSSQDMGNRFSYEELEEATDSFNENRELGDGGFGTVYKGYLGDGRVVAVKRLYNNSYRRVEQFVNEAAILARLRHPNLVMFYGCTSKESRELLLVYEFVQNGTVADHLHGPRAAERALPWPLRLSIAVESAAALTYLHAIEPPIVHRDVKTNNILLDTDFHVKVADFGLSRLFPLDATHVSTAPQGTPGYVDPEYHQCYQLTDKSDVYSFGVVLVELISSKPAVDITRQRNEINLAGMAISKIQKCRLEELVDVELGYESDPAARKMMTMVAELAFRCLQQNGEMRPPIREVLDVLRAIQDDCLGHKDGGGKGKKDFAEPFSPNTVHAPWDSRNTTPNTSQ
- the LOC119268766 gene encoding LEAF RUST 10 DISEASE-RESISTANCE LOCUS RECEPTOR-LIKE PROTEIN KINASE-like 1.2 isoform X3, which translates into the protein MPLLICHRLLLLLLLWVAASHGDSSDDGAYDPSMCLNQTYTCGDVRISYPFYLVGKTKDLRGNDNSYCGYPGLGILCDDNKPILQLNGTANYTVKGIDGALATVSLADPNVDDDLNPCPRPRIGRNVTFQEGSPLYFPDSTVDYLIFFIGCNFNFTFYKPSSIYPISCQSFEDGPGPGLSFVLPDDAVPAGNWVQACNQVIQLPVHKYGEINFTDHGWTNGSGYANLLRQEFQLGWNESAKDPACIQCEGSNSKGQCGYSRTGDFIGCLCPDGLVHSDNTCSKSRSNKKKNVTIAGVVVGVGGALLVAAVMVFLFIRKRRQRKVVNSSSKLLKYRYSGSGGTPTRSRGGDMESGSSQDMGNRFSYEELEEATDSFNENRELGDGGFGTVYKGYLGDGRVVAVKRLYNNSYRRVEQFVNEAAILARLRHPNLVMFYGCTSKESRELLLVYEFVQNGTVADHLHGPRAAERALPWPLRLSIAVESAAALTYLHAIEPPIVHRDVKTNNILLDTDFHVKVADFGLSRLFPLDATHVSTAPQGTPGYVDPEYHQCYQLTDKSDVYSFGVVLVELISSKPAVDITRQRNEINLAGMAISKIQKCRLEELVDVELGYESDPAARKMMTMVAELAFRCLQQNGEMRPPIREVLDVLRAIQDDCLGHKDGGGKGKKDFAEPFSPNTVHAPWDSRNTTPNTSQ
- the LOC119268766 gene encoding LEAF RUST 10 DISEASE-RESISTANCE LOCUS RECEPTOR-LIKE PROTEIN KINASE-like 1.2 isoform X4, coding for MPALLLLLLLAVLLLFAAANGYPPTCGNATCGGLTIAYPFWLNSSSASNCGYRGLGLACEGNTTLILPAQSHHRYRVSGIDYDTHSVFLVDDVEAEALNTASCPHLHFNFTIDAGSALQLTQSDSNITFFYNCKRNASWPSAVELTGCPDYNGSSYAFAGDGYTDEASEYGCEAAVVAPVLDAHKKAMMEAPPAARYVEVLKGGFELNYSPHSEQCGACERSGGWCGYRHNQTHGGVGFACFCDGGPTADQCGSNKKKNVTIAGVVVGVGGALLVAAVMVFLFIRKRRQRKVVNSSSKLLKYRYSGSGGTPTRSRGGDMESGSSQDMGNRFSYEELEEATDSFNENRELGDGGFGTVYKGYLGDGRVVAVKRLYNNSYRRVEQFVNEAAILARLRHPNLVMFYGCTSKESRELLLVYEFVQNGTVADHLHGPRAAERALPWPLRLSIAVESAAALTYLHAIEPPIVHRDVKTNNILLDTDFHVKVADFGLSRLFPLDATHVSTAPQGTPGYVDPEYHQCYQLTDKSDVYSFGVVLVELISSKPAVDITRQRNEINLAGMAISKIQKCRLEELVDVELGYESDPAARKMMTMVAELAFRCLQQNGEMRPPIREVLDVLRAIQDDCLGHKDGGGKGKKDFAEPFSPNTVHAPWDSRNTTPNTSQ